A single genomic interval of Sander lucioperca isolate FBNREF2018 chromosome 9, SLUC_FBN_1.2, whole genome shotgun sequence harbors:
- the cables1 gene encoding CDK5 and ABL1 enzyme substrate 1 isoform X2 translates to MAAATSSNTSTATLQINHSSVEQTRKRIDPRRRQAALSFLSNISLDGRPVQDDQNEEDDSLEARTRQSLVSPERSVYGAAAAAATTAAKALAFANQALLSSSRASFGTGPAAAPAGTDTEGDAFVPSTFSSPFSAVPASTRGRLQTYTQGILPAPYSRQTSQNYSLEGVQIANSAIELQRSRRRLISQRSSLETLEDIEENAPLRRCRTLSGSPRPKSFKKIHFIKNLRQHDMRNGRIVLISGRRSFYSVFSVLPYRDCSQAGDVKLEVGGRQRHPSGGVSAKEMVIGLEGVELGADGKTVSYTQFLFPTNSLGGRRNTIDSTSSFSQSRYASHRSLSLGRANSNQSSIDTGNDLGDFREYDPNLLDDPQWPCGKHKRVLIFPSYMTTVIEYVKPSDLKKDMNETFKEKFPHIRLTLSKIRSLKREIKKLALDECGYEEPTVAMAFVYFEKLVLQGKLNKQNRKLCAGACVLLAAKIGGDLKKHEVKLLIDKLEERFRVNRRELIAFEFPVLVALEFNLHLPEHEIMPHYRRLLQTS, encoded by the exons ATGGCGGCTGCCACGAGCAGCAATACATCCACAGCCACGCTACAGATCAACCACTCCAGTGTCGAGCAAACACGGAAACGCATAGACCCGAGGAGGAGGCAAGCGGCGTTGTCTTTTCTCAGCAACATTTCTCTGGATGGGCGACCAGTGCAAGACGACCAAAACGAAGAGGATGACTCGCTTGAAGCTAGGACTAGACAGAGCCTGGTTTCTCCGGAGCGCTCTGTGTACGGGGCTGCT gcGGCGGCAGCGACCACCGCCGCCAAGGCGCTCGCTTTTGCAAACCAGGCTCTTCTCTCCAGCAGTCGGGCCAGTTTCGGGACGGGTCCCGCAGCTGCCCCGGCGGGTACAGACACAGAGGGCGACGCTTTTGTGCCCTCGACGTTCAGCTCGCCGTTCTCCGCGGTCCCAGCATCGACTAGAGGGAGGCTGCAGACGTACACTCAGGGAATCCTACCTGCCCCTTACTCCAGGCAAACCTCCCAGAACTACAGCCTGGAGGGCGTACAGATAGCCAACTCTGCGATAGAACTGCAGAGATCAAG ACGAAGACTCATCTCTCAGCGCTCTTCACTTGAAACACTAGAGGACATTGAGGAGAATGCTCCTCTGCGCAG atGCCGAACCCTATCGGGTTCACCCCGACCAAAGAGCTTCAAGAAGATCCACTTCATAAAGAACTTGAGGCAACATGATATGCGCAATGGAAG gaTAGTCCTTATCAGTGGCAGAAGATCCTTCTATAGTGTATTTTCTGTCCTGCCCTATCGAGATTGTAGCCAAGCAGG GGATGTCAAGCTGGAAGTAGGAGGGCGTCAGCGGCACCCATCAGGAGGCGTCAGTGCCAAGGAGATGGTGATTGGGCTGGAGGGTGTGGAGTTAGGAGCTGATGGAAAG ACGGTGTCTTACACCCAGTTCCTGTTTCCCACTAACTCACTTGGTGGTCGAAGAAACACCATCGACTCCACCTCATCCTTCTCTCAGTCTCGTTACGCCAGCCATAGAAGCCTCAGTTTGGGCCGAGCCAACAGCAACCAGAGCAGCATAGACACAG GGAATGATTTGGGGGACTTCCGCGAGTATGACCCCAATCTGCTGGATGACCCGCAGTGGCCTTGTGGAAAACACAAGAGAGTCCTCATTTTCCCCTCCTACATG ACTACGGTCATTGAATACGTCAAACCCTCTGACCTCAAGAAGGACATGAACGAAACTTTCAAGGAGAAATTCCCCCACATAAGGCTTACACTCAGCAAGATTAGGAG CTTGAAAAGGGAGATAAAAAAGTTGGCCCTGGATGAATGTGGTTACGAGGAACCGACAGTGGCCATGGCATTCGTCTACTTTGAAAAACTTGTGCTTCAAGGCAAACTAAACAAGCAGAATCGTAAACTCTGCGCTGGAGCTTGTGTCCTGCTGGCAGCCAAGATTGGTGGCGATCTCAAGAAACACGAGGTCAAGCTCCTGATAGAC AAACTGGAAGAGAGGTTCAGAGTGAACCGCAGAGAGCTGATAGCATTCGAGTTTCCGGTGCTGGTGGCGTTAGAGTTCAACCTGCACCTGCCAGAACACGAGATCATGCCCCACTACAGACGCCTGCTGCAGACCTCCTAG
- the cables1 gene encoding CDK5 and ABL1 enzyme substrate 1 isoform X1, with product MAAATSSNTSTATLQINHSSVEQTRKRIDPRRRQAALSFLSNISLDGRPVQDDQNEEDDSLEARTRQSLVSPERSVYGAAGAAGAAAAAAAAAATTAAKALAFANQALLSSSRASFGTGPAAAPAGTDTEGDAFVPSTFSSPFSAVPASTRGRLQTYTQGILPAPYSRQTSQNYSLEGVQIANSAIELQRSRRRLISQRSSLETLEDIEENAPLRRCRTLSGSPRPKSFKKIHFIKNLRQHDMRNGRIVLISGRRSFYSVFSVLPYRDCSQAGDVKLEVGGRQRHPSGGVSAKEMVIGLEGVELGADGKTVSYTQFLFPTNSLGGRRNTIDSTSSFSQSRYASHRSLSLGRANSNQSSIDTGNDLGDFREYDPNLLDDPQWPCGKHKRVLIFPSYMTTVIEYVKPSDLKKDMNETFKEKFPHIRLTLSKIRSLKREIKKLALDECGYEEPTVAMAFVYFEKLVLQGKLNKQNRKLCAGACVLLAAKIGGDLKKHEVKLLIDKLEERFRVNRRELIAFEFPVLVALEFNLHLPEHEIMPHYRRLLQTS from the exons ATGGCGGCTGCCACGAGCAGCAATACATCCACAGCCACGCTACAGATCAACCACTCCAGTGTCGAGCAAACACGGAAACGCATAGACCCGAGGAGGAGGCAAGCGGCGTTGTCTTTTCTCAGCAACATTTCTCTGGATGGGCGACCAGTGCAAGACGACCAAAACGAAGAGGATGACTCGCTTGAAGCTAGGACTAGACAGAGCCTGGTTTCTCCGGAGCGCTCTGTGTACGGGGCTGCTGGCGCCGCCggagctgcagctgctgctgcggcGGCGGCAGCGACCACCGCCGCCAAGGCGCTCGCTTTTGCAAACCAGGCTCTTCTCTCCAGCAGTCGGGCCAGTTTCGGGACGGGTCCCGCAGCTGCCCCGGCGGGTACAGACACAGAGGGCGACGCTTTTGTGCCCTCGACGTTCAGCTCGCCGTTCTCCGCGGTCCCAGCATCGACTAGAGGGAGGCTGCAGACGTACACTCAGGGAATCCTACCTGCCCCTTACTCCAGGCAAACCTCCCAGAACTACAGCCTGGAGGGCGTACAGATAGCCAACTCTGCGATAGAACTGCAGAGATCAAG ACGAAGACTCATCTCTCAGCGCTCTTCACTTGAAACACTAGAGGACATTGAGGAGAATGCTCCTCTGCGCAG atGCCGAACCCTATCGGGTTCACCCCGACCAAAGAGCTTCAAGAAGATCCACTTCATAAAGAACTTGAGGCAACATGATATGCGCAATGGAAG gaTAGTCCTTATCAGTGGCAGAAGATCCTTCTATAGTGTATTTTCTGTCCTGCCCTATCGAGATTGTAGCCAAGCAGG GGATGTCAAGCTGGAAGTAGGAGGGCGTCAGCGGCACCCATCAGGAGGCGTCAGTGCCAAGGAGATGGTGATTGGGCTGGAGGGTGTGGAGTTAGGAGCTGATGGAAAG ACGGTGTCTTACACCCAGTTCCTGTTTCCCACTAACTCACTTGGTGGTCGAAGAAACACCATCGACTCCACCTCATCCTTCTCTCAGTCTCGTTACGCCAGCCATAGAAGCCTCAGTTTGGGCCGAGCCAACAGCAACCAGAGCAGCATAGACACAG GGAATGATTTGGGGGACTTCCGCGAGTATGACCCCAATCTGCTGGATGACCCGCAGTGGCCTTGTGGAAAACACAAGAGAGTCCTCATTTTCCCCTCCTACATG ACTACGGTCATTGAATACGTCAAACCCTCTGACCTCAAGAAGGACATGAACGAAACTTTCAAGGAGAAATTCCCCCACATAAGGCTTACACTCAGCAAGATTAGGAG CTTGAAAAGGGAGATAAAAAAGTTGGCCCTGGATGAATGTGGTTACGAGGAACCGACAGTGGCCATGGCATTCGTCTACTTTGAAAAACTTGTGCTTCAAGGCAAACTAAACAAGCAGAATCGTAAACTCTGCGCTGGAGCTTGTGTCCTGCTGGCAGCCAAGATTGGTGGCGATCTCAAGAAACACGAGGTCAAGCTCCTGATAGAC AAACTGGAAGAGAGGTTCAGAGTGAACCGCAGAGAGCTGATAGCATTCGAGTTTCCGGTGCTGGTGGCGTTAGAGTTCAACCTGCACCTGCCAGAACACGAGATCATGCCCCACTACAGACGCCTGCTGCAGACCTCCTAG
- the cables1 gene encoding CDK5 and ABL1 enzyme substrate 1 isoform X3: MAAATSSNTSTATLQINHSSVEQTRKRIDPRRRQAALSFLSNISLDGRPVQDDQNEEDDSLEARTRQSLVSPERSVYGAAGAAGAAAAAAAAAATTAAKALAFANQALLSSSRASFGTGPAAAPAGTDTEGDAFVPSTFSSPFSAVPASTRGRLQTYTQGILPAPYSRQTSQNYSLEGVQIANSAIELQRSRRRLISQRSSLETLEDIEENAPLRRCRTLSGSPRPKSFKKIHFIKNLRQHDMRNGRDVKLEVGGRQRHPSGGVSAKEMVIGLEGVELGADGKTVSYTQFLFPTNSLGGRRNTIDSTSSFSQSRYASHRSLSLGRANSNQSSIDTGNDLGDFREYDPNLLDDPQWPCGKHKRVLIFPSYMTTVIEYVKPSDLKKDMNETFKEKFPHIRLTLSKIRSLKREIKKLALDECGYEEPTVAMAFVYFEKLVLQGKLNKQNRKLCAGACVLLAAKIGGDLKKHEVKLLIDKLEERFRVNRRELIAFEFPVLVALEFNLHLPEHEIMPHYRRLLQTS; encoded by the exons ATGGCGGCTGCCACGAGCAGCAATACATCCACAGCCACGCTACAGATCAACCACTCCAGTGTCGAGCAAACACGGAAACGCATAGACCCGAGGAGGAGGCAAGCGGCGTTGTCTTTTCTCAGCAACATTTCTCTGGATGGGCGACCAGTGCAAGACGACCAAAACGAAGAGGATGACTCGCTTGAAGCTAGGACTAGACAGAGCCTGGTTTCTCCGGAGCGCTCTGTGTACGGGGCTGCTGGCGCCGCCggagctgcagctgctgctgcggcGGCGGCAGCGACCACCGCCGCCAAGGCGCTCGCTTTTGCAAACCAGGCTCTTCTCTCCAGCAGTCGGGCCAGTTTCGGGACGGGTCCCGCAGCTGCCCCGGCGGGTACAGACACAGAGGGCGACGCTTTTGTGCCCTCGACGTTCAGCTCGCCGTTCTCCGCGGTCCCAGCATCGACTAGAGGGAGGCTGCAGACGTACACTCAGGGAATCCTACCTGCCCCTTACTCCAGGCAAACCTCCCAGAACTACAGCCTGGAGGGCGTACAGATAGCCAACTCTGCGATAGAACTGCAGAGATCAAG ACGAAGACTCATCTCTCAGCGCTCTTCACTTGAAACACTAGAGGACATTGAGGAGAATGCTCCTCTGCGCAG atGCCGAACCCTATCGGGTTCACCCCGACCAAAGAGCTTCAAGAAGATCCACTTCATAAAGAACTTGAGGCAACATGATATGCGCAATGGAAG GGATGTCAAGCTGGAAGTAGGAGGGCGTCAGCGGCACCCATCAGGAGGCGTCAGTGCCAAGGAGATGGTGATTGGGCTGGAGGGTGTGGAGTTAGGAGCTGATGGAAAG ACGGTGTCTTACACCCAGTTCCTGTTTCCCACTAACTCACTTGGTGGTCGAAGAAACACCATCGACTCCACCTCATCCTTCTCTCAGTCTCGTTACGCCAGCCATAGAAGCCTCAGTTTGGGCCGAGCCAACAGCAACCAGAGCAGCATAGACACAG GGAATGATTTGGGGGACTTCCGCGAGTATGACCCCAATCTGCTGGATGACCCGCAGTGGCCTTGTGGAAAACACAAGAGAGTCCTCATTTTCCCCTCCTACATG ACTACGGTCATTGAATACGTCAAACCCTCTGACCTCAAGAAGGACATGAACGAAACTTTCAAGGAGAAATTCCCCCACATAAGGCTTACACTCAGCAAGATTAGGAG CTTGAAAAGGGAGATAAAAAAGTTGGCCCTGGATGAATGTGGTTACGAGGAACCGACAGTGGCCATGGCATTCGTCTACTTTGAAAAACTTGTGCTTCAAGGCAAACTAAACAAGCAGAATCGTAAACTCTGCGCTGGAGCTTGTGTCCTGCTGGCAGCCAAGATTGGTGGCGATCTCAAGAAACACGAGGTCAAGCTCCTGATAGAC AAACTGGAAGAGAGGTTCAGAGTGAACCGCAGAGAGCTGATAGCATTCGAGTTTCCGGTGCTGGTGGCGTTAGAGTTCAACCTGCACCTGCCAGAACACGAGATCATGCCCCACTACAGACGCCTGCTGCAGACCTCCTAG